The genomic region TTTCATCACAATTATTTTGTGATGGATGATATCTTGCATGAGTTAGCAATACATCTTGCTGGAGAATTCCATTGCAACTTGGAAAACCTTGGTGAAAATGAGGAGATAAAGATTCAGACTCGGTATTTGTCCTTTGGAATGTTGAATAGTCGTAATTCCATTGCTAAATTGGAAAATCTAACGACATCCTTGTGTGTGGACGATTTGTTTAGCATGGAAAGCATAGcatcaaatttaaaaaacttGAGAGTTTTATCCTTTTGTAAACTTGATGTATTGCCTGAAATAATAGGTGAATTGATTCGTTTACGCTATTTGAATCTCTCTTGGACAAATATTAAGACACTGCCAGAGTCGTTGTGCAACTTGTACAATCTACAAACATTAATGTTGTATGAATGTACCAAGTTGACCATGTTGCCTAGTGGCATGCACAAGCTTGTGAAGTTAAGGCATCTTGATGTTAGGAAAACTCCTTTGAAAGAAATGCCGGGAGGAATAAGCAAATTGGAAAACTTGCAATTTTTAAGTAGCTTTGTTGCGGGCAAGCATGAAGATAACGGAATCCAAGAAGTAGGAGGGCTTGCTAATCTTCACGGATCATTTGAGATTAAGAAGTTGGAGAATGTTGTTGACGTCAGCCAAGGAAGGAGTGCAAGGATAATAGATAAGACGCACATCGACGAATTATGCTTGGAATGGTCTTCAGCTGCTAATGTGGTTCAAAACACAGAAACAGAAAGAGATATACTGGAGAGCTTGCAAGCGCACGATGACTTGAAAGTGTTGAAAATCAAGGGATACAAGGGTACAACATTTCCAGATTGGTTGGGGCACTCTGCCTTCACCAATATGACAAGTGTATCTCTGGTGTCTTGCAACAATTGCTTCAAGCTGCCTTCACTTGGAGAGTTGTCATCTCTAAAGTCCCTGCGCATTGAAAGGTTTGATCAACTCAGGAGTATTGGCATGGAGTTGTACAAGAACGAAGGGGATCATCATTCTTCGCATATTCCACCATTTCCCTCACTGGAGACATTGGAATTTCATGATATGCCATCTTGGGAGGAGTGGCACTTACCTGACTTTGAAACTTTTCCTCAACTCCAGAAGCTTCAGTTAACAAATTGTCCAATGTTGAAGGGCGATATGCTTAATGGCGTATTCTTGAGGATGGTTTCTTCTTTGTCAGATGGTTTGGAAGTTCGCAAACTACATATATCAGAAGTTCCAGAGGGATGGAATCAAGAGATGATACTTAATGGCTATACTTTATCAATTAAGGGATGNNNNNNNNNNNNNNNNNNNNNNNNNNNNNNNNNNNNNNNNNNNNNNNNNNNNNNNNNNNNNNNNNNNNNNNNNNNNNNNNNNNNNNNNNNNNNNNNNNNNNNNNNNNNNNNNNNNNNNNNNNNNNNNNNNNNNNNNNNNNNNNNNNNNNNNNNNNNNNNNNNNNNNNNNNNNNNNNNNNNNNNNNNNNNNNNNNNNNNNNNNNNNNNNNNNNNNNNNNNNNNNNNNNNNNNNNNNNNNNNNNNNNNNNNNNNNNNNNNNNNNNNNNNNNNNNNNNNNNNNNNNNNNNNNNNNNNNNNNNNNNNNNNNNNNNNNNNNNNNNNNNNNNNNNNNNNNNNNNNNNNNNNNNNNNNNNNNNNNNNNNNNNNNNNNNNNNNNNNNNNNNNNNNNNNNNNNNNNNNNNNNNNNNNNNNNNNNNNNNNNNNNNNNNNNNNNNNNNNNNNNNNNNNNNNNNNNNNNNNNNNNNNNNNNNNNNNNNNNNNNNNNNNNNNNNNNNNNNNNNNNNNNNNNNNNNNNNNNNNNNNNNNNNNNNNNNNNNNNNNNNNNNNNNNNNNNNNNNNNNNNNNNNNNNNNNNNNNNNNNNNNNNNNNNNNNNNNNNNNNNNNNNNNNNNNNNNNNNNNNNNNNNNNNNNNNNNNNNNNNNNNNNNNNNNNNNNNNNNNNNNNNNNNNNNNNNNNNNNNNNNNNNNNNNNNNNNNNNNNNNNNNNNNNNNNNNNNNNNNNNNNNNNNNNNNNNNNNNNNNNNNNNNNNNNNNNNNNNNNNNNNNNNNNNNNNNNNNNNNNNNNNNNNNNNNNNNNNNNNNNNNNNNNNNNNNNNNNNNNNNNNNNNNNNNNNNNNNNNNNNNNNNNNNNNNNNNNNNNNNNNNNNNNNNNNNNNNNNNNNNNNNNNNNNNNNNNNNNNNNNNNNNNNNNNNNNNNNNNNNNNNNNNNNNNNNNNNNNNNNNNNNNNNNNNNNNNNNNNNNNNNNNNNNNNNNNNNNNNNNNNNNNNNNNNNNNNNNNNNNNNNNNNNNNNNNNNNNNNNNNNNNNNNNNNNNNNNNNNNNNNNNNNNNNNNNNNNNNNNNNNNNNNNNNNNNNNNNNNNNNNNNNNNNNNNNNNNNNNNNNNNNNNNNNNNNNNNNNNNNNNNNNNNNNNNNNNNNNNNNNNNNNNNNNNNNNNNNNNNNNNNNNNNNNNNNNNNNNNNNNNNNNNNNNNNNNNNNNNNNNNNNNNNNNNNNNNNNNNNNNNNNNNNNNNNNNNNNNNNNNNNNNNNNNNNNNNNNNNNNNNNNNNNNNNNNNNNNNNNNNNNNNNNNNNNNNNNNNNNNNNNNNNNNNNNNNNNNNNNNNNNNNNNNNNNNNNNNNNNNNNNNNNNNNNNNNNNNNNNNNNNNNNNNNNNNNNNNNNNNNNNNNNNNNNNNNNNNNNNNNNNNNNNNNNNNNNNNNNNNNNNNNNNNNNNNNNNNNNNNNNNNNNNNNNNNNNNNNNNNNNNNNNNNNNNNNNNNNNNNNNNNNNNNNNNNNNNNNNNNNNNNNNNNNNNNNNNNNNNNNNNNNNNNNNNNNNNNNNNNNNNNNNNNNNNNNNNNNNNNNNNNNNNNNNNNNNNNNNNNNNNNNNNNNNNNNNNNNNNNNNNNNNNNNNNNNNNNNNNNNNNNNNNNNNNNNNNNNNNNNNNNNNNNNNNNNNNNNNNNNNNNNNNNNNNNNNNNNNNNNNNNNNNNNNNNNNNNNNNNNNNNNNNNNNNNNNNNNNNNNNNNNNNNNNNNNNNNNNNNNNNNNNNNNNNNNNNNNNNNNNNNNNNNNNNNNNNNNNNNNNNNNNNNNNNNNNNNNNNNNNNNNNNNNNNNNNNNNNNNNNNNNNNNNNNNNNNNNNNNNNNNNNNNNNNNNNNNNNNNNNNNNNNNNNNNNNNNNNNNNNNNNNNNNNNNNNNNNNNNNNNNNNNNNNNNNNNNNNNNNNNNNNNNNNNNNNNNNNNNNNNNNNNNNNNNNNNNNNNNNNNNNNNNNNNNNNNNNNNNNNNNNNNNNNNNNNNNNNNNNNNNNNNNNNNNNNNNNNNNNNNNNNNNNNNNNNNNNNNNNNNNNNNNNNNNNNNNNNNNNNNNNNNNNNNNNNNNNNNNNNNNNNNNNNNNNNNNNNNNNNNNNNNNNNNNNNNNNNNNNNNNNNNNNNNNNNNNNNNNNNNNNNNNNNNNNNNNNNNNNNNNNNNNNNNNNNNNNNNNNNNNNNNNNNNNNNNNNNNNNNNNNNNNNNNNNNNNNNNNNNNNNNNNNNNNNNNNNNNNNNNNNNNNNNNNNNNNNNNNNNNNNNNNNNNNNNNNNNNNNNNNNNNNNNNNNNNNNNNNNNNNNNNNNNNNNNNNNNNNNNNNNNNNNNNNNNNNNNNNNNNNNNNNNNNNNNNNNNNNNNNNNNNNNNNNNNNNNNNNNNNNNNNNNNNNNNNNNNNNNNNNNNNNNNNNNNNNNNNNNNNNNNNNNNNNNNNNNNNNNNNNNNNNNNNNNNNNNNNNNNNNNNNNNNNNNNNNNNNNNNNNNNNNNNNNNNNNNNNNNNNNNNNNNNNNNNNNNNNNNNNNNNNNNNNNNNNNNNNNNNNNNNNNNNNNNNNNNNNNNNNNNNNNNNNNNNNNNNNNNNNNNNNNNNNNNNNNNNNNNNNNNNNNNNNNNNNNNNNNNNNNNNNNNNNNNNNNNNNNNNNNNNNNNNNNNNNNNNNNNNNNNNNNNNNNNNNNNNNNNNNNNNNNNNNNNNNNNNNNNNNNNNNNNNNNNNNNNNNNNNNNNNNNNNNNNNNNNNNNNNNNNNNNNNNNNNNNNNNNNNNNNNNNNNNNNNNNNNNNNNNNNNNNNNNNNNNNNNNNNNNNNNNNNNNNNNNNNNNNNNNNNNNNNNNNNNNNNNNNNNNNNNNNNNNNNNNNNNNNNNNNNNNNNNNNNNNNNNNNNNNNNNNNNNNNNNNNNNNNNNNNNNNNNNNNNNNNNNNNNNNNNNNNNNNNNNNNNNNNNNNNNNNNNNNNNNNNNNNNNNNNNNNNNNNNNNNNNNNNNNNNNNNNNNNNNNNNNNNNNNNNNNNNNNNNNNNNNNNNNNNNNNNNNNNNNNNNNNNNNNNNNNNNNNNNNNNNNNNNNNNNNNNNNNNNNNNNNNNNNNNNNNNNNNNNNNNNNNNNNNNNNNNNNNNNNNNNNNNNNNNNNNNNNNNNNNNNNNNNNNNNNNNNNNNNNNNNNNNNNNNNNNNNNNNNNNNNNNNNNNNNNNNNNNNNNNNNNNNNNNNNNNNNNNNNNNNNNNNNNNNNNNNNNNNNNNNNNNNNNNNNNNNNNNNNNNNNNNNNNNNNNNNNNNNNNNNNNNNNNNNNNNNNNNNNNNNNNNNNNNNNNNNNNNNNNNNNNNNNNNNNNNNNNNNNNNNNNNNNNNNNNNNNNNNNNNNNNNNNNNNNNNNNNNNNNNNNNNNNNNNNNNNNNNNNNNNNNNNNNNNNNNNNNNNNNNNNNNNNNNNNNNNNNNNNNNNNNNNNNNNNNNNNNNNNNNNNNNNNNNNNNNNNNNNNNNNNNNNNNNNNNNNNNNNNNNNNNNNNNNNNNNNNNNNNNNNNNNNNNNNNNNNNNNNNNNNNNNNNNNNNNNNNNNNNNNNNNNNNNNNNNNNNNNNNNNNNNNNNNNNNNNNNNNNNNNNNNNNNNNNNNNNNNNNNNNNNNNNNNNNNNNNNNNNNNNNNNNNNNNNNNNNNNNNNNNNNNNNNNNNNNNNNNNNNNNNNNNNNNNNNNNNNNNNNNNNNNNNNNNNNNNNNNNNNNNNNNNNNNNNNNNNNNNNNNNNNNNNNNNNNNNNNNNNNNNNNNNNNNNNNNNNNNNNNNNNNNNNNNNNNNNNNNNNNNNNNNNNNNNNNNNNNNNNNNNNNNNNNNNNNNNNNNNNNNNNNNNNNNNNNNNNNNNNNNNNNNNNNNNNNNNNNNNNNNNNNNNNNNNNNNNNNNNNNNNNNNNNNNNNNNNNNNNNNNNNNNNNNNNNNNNNNNNNNNNNNNNNNNNNNNNNNNNNNNNNNNNNNNNNNNNNNNNNNNNNNNNNNNNNNNNNNNNNNNNNNNNNNNNNNNNNNNNNNNNNNNNNNNNNNNNNNNNNNNNNNNNNNNNNNNNNNNNNNNNNNNNNNNNNNAGTGGTGCTCCAAGATCTTAAGTAGATGTAGAAGGCCACGGAAACTTGGACAAGTAGACCGAGCAAATGGCGTAGCCATAAGGTGTTGTCTTCTAAGGCGTAAGCAGTGATTGTGTCGGGGCCGCCGAGATGGAGGAGAAGGAAGGGAGCCCAAATGGTCTGCAGGGCGTGGTTCCTATCTTGTGTGCTCGCGTCTCCTTGGTTGTTGGCAAGTGTGCCCAAAGAAACCGTGGCTAACCAATCTGCTGACAAATATGTTACCCAAACGACGAAGCGGATGAAGCCACCACGGGCACGCTTCCTCCATGAGCCACAAATGATGAGGACAACCTGCCATGTTAGGCTTAGCAAAACCAGCCCCCTCAGCTCCCATTCGTTCCACAGATGTCGCACGTGTTCTGGGAAGATCTCCATGTTCTCAATTAAAAATACACTTGGAAGTAAGAACGTGAACCTCTCCAAGCTCCTCTGTCACGGTTTTTATGGTGCACAAGTGCTGAAAAGACTTAGAGGCTAGACAGAGGTCTTGATTGTTTTGTTTTGTCACAGTTTAAAACGCCTCAAAACAGTGGCAAAAGGATGAATCGACTACCTTTTTAGTTTTTACCCACCACAGTCTNNNNNNNNNNNNNNNNNNNNNNNNNNNNNNNNNNNNNNNNNNNNNNNNNNNNNNNNNNNNNNNNNNNNNNNNNNNNNNNNNNNNNNNNNNNNNNNNNNNNNNNNNNNNNNNNNNNNNNNNNNNNNNNNNNNNNNNNNNNNNNNNNNNNNNNNNNNNNNNNNNNNNNNNNNNNNNNNNNNNNNNNNNNNNNNNNNNNNNNNNNNNNNNNNNNNNNNNNNNNNNNNNNNNNNNNNNNNNNNNNNNNNNNNNNNNNNNNNNNNNNNNNNNNNNNNNNNNNNNNNNNNNNNNNNNNNNNNNNNNNNNNNNNNNNNNNNNNNNNNNNNNNNNNNNNNNNNNNNNNNNNNNNNNNNNNNNNNNNNNNNNNNNNNNNNNNNNNNNNNNNNNNNNNNNNNNNNNNNNNNNNNNNNNNNNNNNNNNNNNNNNNNNNNNNNNNNNNNNNNNNNNNNNNNNNNNNNNNNNNNNNNNNNNNNNNNNNNNNNNNNNNNNNNNNNNNNNNNNNNNNNNNNNNNNNNNNNNNNNNNNNNNNNNNNNNNNNNNNNNNNNNNNNNNNNNNNNNNNNNNNNNNNNNNNNNNNNNNNNNNNNNNNNNNNNNNNNNNNNNNNNNNNNNNNNNNNNNNNNNNNNNNNNNNNNNNNNNNNNNNNNNNNNNNNNNNNNNNNNNNNNNNNNNNNNNNNNNNNNNNNNNNNNNNNNNNNNNNNNNNNNNNNNNNNNNNNNNNNNNNNNNNNNNNNNNNNNNNNNNNNNNNNNNNNNNNNNNNNNNNNNNNNNNNNNNNNNNNNNNNNNNNNNNNNNNNNNNNNNNNNNNNNNNNNNNNNNNNNNNNNNNNNNNNNNNNNNNNNNNNNNNNNNNNNNNNNNNNNNNNNNNNNNNNNNNNNNNNNNNNNNNNNNNNNNNNNNNNNNNNNNNNNNNNNNNNNNNNNNNNNNNNNNNNNNNNNNNNNNNNNNNNNNNNNNNNNNNNNNNNNNNNNNNNNNNNNNNNNNNNNNNNNNNNNNNNNNNNNNNNNNNNNNNNNNNNNNNNNNNNNNNNNNNNNNNNNNNNNNNNNNNNNNNNNNNNNNNNNNNNNNNNNNNNNNNNNNNNNNNNNNNNNNNNNNNNNNNNNNNNNNNNNNNNNNNNNNNNNNNNNNNNNNNNNNNNNNNNNNNNNNNNNNNNNNNNNNNNNNNNNNNNNNNNNNNNNNNNNNNNNNNNNNNNNNNNNNNNNNNNNNNNNNNNNNNNNNNNNNNNNNNNNNNNNNNNNNNNNNNNNNNNNNNNNNNNNNNNNNNNNNNNNNNNNNNNNNNNNNNNNNNNNNNNNNNNNNNNNNNNNNNNNNNNNNNNNNNNNNNNNNNNNNNNNNNNNNNNNNNNNNNNNNNNNNNNNNNNNNNNNNNNNNNNNNNNNNNNNNNNNNNNNNNNNNNNNNNNNNNNNNNNNNNNNNNNNNNNNNNNNNNNNNNNNNNNNNNNNNNNNNNNNNNNNNNNNNNNNNNNNNNNNNNNNNNNNNNNNNNNNNNNNNNNNNNNNNNNNNNNNNNNNNNNNNNNNNNNNNNNNNNNNNNNNNNNNNNNNNNNNNNNNNNNNNNNNNNNNNNNNNNNNNNNNNNNNNNNNNNNNNNNNNNNNNNNNNNNNNNNNNNNNNNNNNNNNNNNNNNNNNNNNNNNNNNNNNNNNNNNNNNNNNNNNNNNNNNNNNNNNNNNNNNNNNNNNNNNNNNNNNNNNNNNNNNNNNNNNNNNNNNNNNNNNNNNNNNNNNNNNNNNNNNNNNNNNNNNNNNNNNNNNNNNNNNNNNNNNNNNNNNNNNNNNNNNNNNNNNNNNNNNNNNNNNNNNNNNNNNNNNNNNNNNNNNNNNNNNNNNNNNNNNNNNNNNNNNNNNNNNNNNNNNNNNNNNNNNNNNNNNNNNNNNNNNNNNNNNNNNNNNNNNNNNNNNNNNNNNNNNNNNNNNNNNNNNNNNNNNNNNNNNNNNNNNNNNNNNNNNNNNNNNNNNNNNNNNNNNNNNNNNNNNNNNNNNNNNNNNNNNNNNNNNNNNNNNNNNNNNNNNNNNNNNNNNNNNNNNNNNNNNNNNNNNNNNNNNNNNNNNNNNNNNNNNNNNNNNNNNNNNNNNNNNNNNNNNNNNNNNNNNNNNNNNNNNNNNNNNNNNNNNNNNNNNNNNNNNNNNNNNNNNNNNNNNNNNNNNNNNNNNNNNNNNNNNNNNNNNNNNNNNNNNNNNNNNNNNNNNNNNNNNNNNNNNNNNNNNNNNNNNNNNNNNNNNNNNNNNNNNNNNNNNNNNNNNNNNNNNNNNNNNNNNNNNNNNNNNNNNNNNNNNNNNNNNNNNNNNNNNNNNNNNNNNNNNNNNNNNNNNNNNNNNNNNNNNNNNNNNNNNNNNNNNNNNNNNNNNNNNNNNNNNNNNNNNNNNNNNNNNNNNNNNNNNNNNNNNNNNNNNNNNNNNNNNNNNNNNNNNNNNNNNNNNNNNNNNNNNNNNNNNNNNNNNNNNNNNNNNNNNNNNNNNNNNNNNNNNNNNNNNNNNNNNNNNNNNNNNNNNNNNNNNNNNNNNNNNNNNNNNNNNNNNNNNNNNNNNNNNNNNNNNNNNNNNNNNNNNNNNNNNNNNNNNNNNNNNNNNNNNNNNNNNNNNNNNNNNNNNNNNNNNNNNNNNNNNNNNNNNNNNNNNNNNNNNNNNNNNNNNNNNNNNNNNNNNNNNNNNNNNNNNNNNNNNNNNNNNNNNNNNNNNNNNNNNNNNNNNNNNNNNNNNNNNNNNNNNNNNNNNNNNNNNNNNNNNNNNNNNNNNNNNNNNNNNNNNNNNNNNNNNNNNNNNNNNNNNNNNNNNNNNNNNNNNNNNNNNNNNNNNNNNNNNNNNNNNNNNNNNNNNNNNNNNNNNNNNNNNNNNNNNNNNNNNNNNNNNNNNNNNNNNNNNNNNNNNNNNNNNNNNNNNNNNNNNNNNNNNNNNNNNNNNNNNNNNNNNNNNNNNNNNNNNNNNNNNNNNNNNNNNNNNNNNNNNNNNNNNNNNNNNNNNNNNNNNNNNNNNNNNNNNNNNNNNNNNNNNNNNNNNNNNNNNNNNNNNNNNNNNNNNNNNNNNNNNNNNNNNNNNNNNNNNNNNNNNNNNNNNNNNNNNNNNNNNNNNNNNNNNNNNNNNNNNNNNNNNNNNNNNNNNNNNNNNNNNNNNNNNNNNNNNNNNNNNNNNNNNNNNNNNNNNNNNNNNNNNNNNNNNNNNNNNNNNNNNNNNNNNNNNNNNNNNNNNNNNNNNNNNNNNNNNNNNNNNNNNNNNNNNNNNNNNNNNNNNNNNNNNNNNNNNNNNNNNNNNNNNNNNNNNNNNNNNNNNNNNNNNNNNNNNNNNNNNNNNNNNNNNNNNNNNNNNNNNNNNNNNNNNNNNNNNNNNNNNNNNNNNNNNNNNNNNNNNNNNNNNNNNNNNNNNNNNNNNNNNNNNNNNNNNNNNNNNNNNNNNNNNNNNNNNNNNNNNNNNNNNNNNNNNNNNNNNNNNNNNNNNNNNNNNNNNNNNNNNNNNNNNNNNNNNNNNNNNNNNNNNNNNNNNNNNN from Arachis ipaensis cultivar K30076 chromosome B02, Araip1.1, whole genome shotgun sequence harbors:
- the LOC107626608 gene encoding putative disease resistance RPP13-like protein 1, whose product is MDVRMEFDLRAWICVSEHFDVVDATKNIIKRISWGVCSLDSFDLLQQDLKEKLLGKKFFIVLDDVWSEDADKWNSFITPFQHGRKGSTILLTTRKGSKIVTHTLLRNCRMIIVGLFLRIIKIQFHHNYFVMDDILHELAIHLAGEFHCNLENLGENEEIKIQTRYLSFGMLNSRNSIAKLENLTTSLCVDDLFSMESIASNLKNLRVLSFCKLDVLPEIIGELIRLRYLNLSWTNIKTLPESLCNLYNLQTLMLYECTKLTMLPSGMHKLVKLRHLDVRKTPLKEMPGGISKLENLQFLSSFVAGKHEDNGIQEVGGLANLHGSFEIKKLENVVDVSQGRSARIIDKTHIDELCLEWSSAANVVQNTETERDILESLQAHDDLKVLKIKGYKGTTFPDWLGHSAFTNMTSVSLVSCNNCFKLPSLGELSSLKSLRIERFDQLRSIGMELYKNEGDHHSSHIPPFPSLETLEFHDMPSWEEWHLPDFETFPQLQKLQLTNCPMLKGDMLNGMVWKFANYIYQKFQRDGIKR